One region of Citrus sinensis cultivar Valencia sweet orange chromosome 6, DVS_A1.0, whole genome shotgun sequence genomic DNA includes:
- the LOC102613344 gene encoding uncharacterized protein LOC102613344 isoform X5, which yields MEKESDVDDILSYRSAAERELQEVLSNSSNSNVGMNGGAEKSRNDERLSSRSGGWLNWLSRGMLGAGGTDDSSQFSGVVSDEVVKDIYEATKFDPHVSSSIVADANDKFHTCAIKLSIAEISAALQSRNSGEEIAKLILEGAVFDCNIWEELANVIAIFKSVKIVFPRNEKIILVAGESCTEENALQTDQSLFRVQVDVSPKQDVEMAVKVMVQPLEAICDSEFFLNIMDFLTVLKSFKSLPERVLLSLNGIEDVKARLLSKVRYLLSNRKKVIWDFSITTVTIKVPWRNMIMEECNLVLALGSLLIKSKSDQDSFASNMDEQSYILKDLLITTFAWDSTLNFQLQDLYNHFEVQLDDCEIKLVLPRYPQTVCILEKFCTSVTVASCVIPDESVLNQLEVCVIVSMLHAHFSPAIYESVVALISHLDLLQSTSEAAVLNHSSSLGSMPNQVEASVFGISVSVNLESVSLHIDLANNGENSSLLTFSVQKLDIRYSLKELHECWISMKAFKIVTYPLRGTKDSHTLASCGDCLASSSGHQQVMGFKLSDQSDNYTDRSSSAEACFHLHYEVERNVNYTSNKFSICLNDADLHCYPHVCGLMIGFFDRISCYGASSVGEFSSSSNLNDENPKTVPCFGFQRFGFSNFIETGSSEHASISLDCYPFLTICNRGHLGCLESSLLYPIPDWRQVFNLSDRKFRSSNCTSKKESEVHHGSSSKSESNMDSFPGSGKFDDANRSSIDITLCGIRVHFHDSSCTIGTVTLPSSKSSLLLYENCMDLLFSVEGLVLTSSWWPKTFHGSLWGSSLPNLPPILNLRVRKGNVGSLSSQLEVSIGIQHVSCVLPPEYLAIIIGYFSLPDWSPYLSEHNEQIYSENASSILYKFEVVDSTLTVPVEKDDNQLLKVEIQQLYCSFIDKCASNSVMMDIPPKYMVPVNKLAENNDCLNIFGRDLILSFVLLKDGGYGCFLGEQDPGNRNIILMAPVSADVWVRIPWEDKPNSEGSLASTCIMSRIQNCQIIVDDCYAYHGFDALLDVINQFSSVNDESKLFTCDVQQFLLLKRCRRENGAVSVVASDTIFIDLRFCVDSLMIKLHRLRRDSGSLKPVAKLNMQFACSASLIDEKLQSLDLNFSSLALSSMLNSVMLARCTCNSTLTVLAICLSKSDCGENEICISLPSLDFWLHFSNWFEIVDLCNSFPQKIEKVAHSNVSSRSSATAKVDPIENWATTASQSASPNSRRPTGYSVENMRQDDNFLIVRSDNLGISIHFPVWASEAAARENGVAEIQEEKPQKDSSSTDVGKHSKYIKITAHSKNSELLVGRNVKLKVFLEKTSGALGTYEETSVNSWPLFQIFQASLEAEICRNQTALVDANVYVQCDRLDAWLSHQILYFWHGVVFDFPTAGSSQLSLPTICFKVQLRKFSLLLSDGRWSCSGHLLEFLLRNIVLHTSVTKSSMEFSVASELQVKYSNIRKVSWEPFVEPWKFQITMTRKHEMTALLNSSFVTDIDLIATTQLNLNFTESLVECISRTMEMINDAWGLIGPDDHPQIQLSSRPLITGTVPGGRYTPYILQNLTSLPLIYNVYRGLIGSDEFDVLDKKDGKLVQPGDSVPIYLHETPDEQLYRYRPTYSSDRLSDKQLNSVSHHFMTVQLDGTSVPSVPISMDLVGLSYFEVDFSKASKTEEFERTGDTSKYKMNNGETATSNLSSGFVVPVVFDVSVQRYSKLIRLYSTVILSNATSTPLELRFDIPFGISPKILDPIYPGQEFPLPLHLAEGGRMRWRPMGRSCLWSEAHNVSDILSQESKIGYPRSFVCYPSHPSSDPFRCCISVQNILLTSSGSSKKVSSLHVDNSLKQSAESCGQLLHDFNYSKKRFIHQVTLNTPFVVNNYLPEAVSLTIETGGITRTALLSQAQTSFHDIDPSHDLGLEFNMYGFRTSTLKFPRAETFSTMAKFSGTKFSLSETLTLDPELFSDTLHVIVEKTMDVFSGARELFIFVPFLLYNCTGFPLIVSHSTGEKRGSGCTIPCCYDMLEQELLKGERDGLSLLSPDQDTHARAPQIDDHRSSLLKNHIVSTRKNVNPHLGKFLNKPLVSSGSSELFHEQSDGRGLEGQKDLCGAKKRSCSSSQSDLKEIDFTSNGYGRVQACMYSPLPISAASEIMVRVSRCFTGCVTQNMPNYSCSAPFPLVPRSGSTSVVVPKSLSNAAFIISVTASALAGPFAGRTRAITFQPRYVISNACSKDLCYKQKGTDFIFHLGVGQHSHLHWTDTTRYLDFCHLELLVSIRFNEPGWQWSGSFLPDHLGDTQLKLRNYVSGRLSMIRVEVQNADVSIRDEKIVGSLNGNSGTNLILLSDDDTGYMPYRIDNFSKERLRVYQQKCETFDTIIHPYTSCPYAWDEPCYPHRLTIEVPGERVVGSYVLDDLKEYVPVHLQSTAEKPERTLLLSNSAEGATKVLSIVDSSYHILKDIKSQANLRGQEQRKQEQKQEKLVNYRERFSFNIPCIGVSMINSYPQELLFACAKNITFDLLQSVDQQKLSFQISYLQIDNQLHRTPYPVILSFNHETRNNPAGHRTKDDGKKSKSEMLHLTSDISCEPVFYLSLVKWRKKDVALVSFEHISLRVADFCLELEQEVILTMLEFIKTVSPTFQKTVLPLPDSTLHPVVYDLGSAKESSIRDLNFEIMQARRDFLPGMNDPASNRSQRSSSFLPSVVPIGAPWQQIYLLARRQKKIYVELLDLSPIKFTLSFSSAPWMLRNGFPTSGESLIHRGLMALADVEGARIHLKQLTIAHQMASWESIQEILKRHYTRQFLHEMYKVFGSAGVIGNPMGFARSLGLGIRDFLSVPARSMLQSPTGLISGMALGTTSLVSNTVYALSDAATQFSNAAHKGIVAFTFDDQSVARMEKQQKGVASHSKGVINEVLEGLTGLLQSPIKEAEKHGLPGLLSGIAFGVTGLVARPAASILEVTGKTAQSIRNRSRLHRTRSQRYRVRLPRPLSRELPLAPYSWEEAIGTTVLMEVDDGLKYKDEMPEMCKALKQAGKFAVITERLLLIVSCSSLVDLGKPEFQGVAADPDWVVESEISLDSIIHADTDEGTVHIVGSSSDGLSRQNQHQSKRGSGTRTKWWNNPSTPLPLFQTNLELTSEEDAKELVHVLLDTIERGKGRGWGSGYLLHQISIR from the exons GTTTTGGCGTTGGGGTCTCTTCTGATTAAATCAAAATCTGATCAAGATTCTTTTGCTTCAAACATGGATGAACAGTCTTATATCCTGAAAGACTTATTGATTACTACTTTTGCCTGGGATTCTACATTAAACTTCCAACTTCAAGATCTATATAATCACTTTGAGGTCCAGCTAGATGATTGTGAG ATAAAGCTAGTGCTGCCTCGTTATCCTCAAACGGTCTGTATTTTGGAGAAATTCTGTACTTCGGTTACTGTGGCTTCTTGTGTTATTCCTGATGAATCAGTTCTTAATCAGTTGGAG GTTTGTGTCATTGTATCGATGCTTCATGCACACTTTTCTCCAGCAATATATGAGTCGGTTGTGGCGTTGATTTCACATCTAGATCTTTTACAATCAACAAGTGAAGCTGCAGTGCTAAATCATTCCAGTTCACTTGGTTCCATGCCTAATCAAGTTGAAGCTTCAGTATTTGGGATCTCTGTTTCTGTGAATTTGGAATCAGTCAGTTTGCACATTGACCTTGCAAATAATGGAGAAAATAGCTCTCTTCTCACTTTTTCAGTACAAAAATTAGATATCCG CTATTCTCTTAAAGAACTTCACGAGTGCTGGATCTCTATGAAAGCATTTAAGATTGTTACTTATCCTTTGAGAGGTACAAAGGACAGTCATACTTTGGCTTCGTGTGGGGATTGTTTGGCTTCCAGTTCTGGACATCAGCAAGTCATGGGTTTTAAACTCAGTGATCAAAGTGATAATTATACTGACCGAAGCTCATCCGCTGAAGCATGCTTTCATCTACATTATGAAGTTGAAAGAAATGTAAATTATACGTCTAATAAGTTCTCGATATGTTTGAATGATGCTGATCTCCACTGCTACCCACATGTATGTGGTTTGATGATTGGATTCTTTGACAGAATATCTTGTTATGGAGCATCTAGTGTAGGTGaattttcctcttcttccaATTTGAACGATGAAAATCCAAAAACAGTGCCTTGTTTTGGGTTTCAGAGGTTTGGTTTCTCAAATTTCATTGAAACTGGATCCTCTGAGCATGCGAGCATTTCTTTGGATTGCTATCCATTCCTTACCATCTGCAATCGTGGTCATCTTGGTTGCCTTGAGAGTTCTCTTCTTTATCCCATTCCTGATTGGAGGCAAGTATTCAATTTAAGTGATAGAAAATTCAGAAGTTCAAACTGCACTTCAAAGAAGGAATCTGAAGTTCATCATGGCTCATCGTCAAAGTCTGAATCCAATATGGATTCATTCCCTGGTTCAGGAAAATTTGATGATGCAAATCGATCTTCTATTGATATCACTCTATGTGGAATCAGGGTTCATTTCCATGACTCTTCATGTACTATTGGAACGGTTACGCTGCCGTCCTCTAAATCCTCACTTTTACTATATGAAAATTGTATGGATTTGTTATTTTCTGTTGAAGGTTTGGTACTCACTTCATCATGGTGGCCTAAAACTTTCCATGGGTCTCTATGGGGTTCCTCTTTACCAAACCTACCTCCGATTCTAAATTTACGAGTGAGGAAAGGAAATGTTGGATCATTGAGTTCTCAGCTTGAAGTCAGCATAGGCATTCAGCATGTTTCCTGTGTTTTGCCACCTGAATATTTGGCAATTATAATAGGTTACTTCTCATTGCCTGACTGGAGTCCGTATTTAAGTGAGCACAATGAGCAAATTTATTCAGAAAATGCAAGTTCCATTTTGTACAAGTTTGAAGTAGTGGACTCCACCTTGACTGTGCCAGTGGAAAAGGATGATAATCAGTTGCTAAAGGTTGAAATTCAACAGCTATACTGTAGTTTTATCGATAAATGTGCATCAAATAGTGTCATGATGGACATTCCTCCTAAGTACATGGTTCCAGTGAATAAACTTGCAGAAAATAATGACTGTCTAAATATATTTGGACGGGATTTGATCCTATCCTTTGTACTGCTAAAGGATGGTGGATATGGTTGTTTTTTGGGTGAGCAAGACCCTGGGAACAGAAATATTATCTTAATGGCACCAGTTAGCGCTGATGTTTGGGTGAGAATACCCTGGGAAGACAAACCCAATAGTGAAGGTTCTTtggcttcaacatgcatcatgtcAAGAATTCAAAATTGTCAAATTATTGTGGATG aTTGCTATGCATATCATGGTTTTGATGCTCTACTAGACGTCATAAATCAGTTTTCCTCAGTTAATGATGAATCCAAATTATTTACCTGTGACGTTCAGCAGTTTCTTCTGTTAAAAAGGTGTCGAAGGGAAAATGGTGCAGTTTCTGTTGTTGCCTCGGACACAATCTTCATAGATCTTAGATTTTGTGTTGATTCACTGATGATAAAGCTGCACCGTTTGAGAAGAGACTCCGGTTCACTTAAACCAGTGGCAAAGTTGAACATGCAATTTGCATGCTCTGCTTCATTGATAGATGAGAAACTTCAAAGCTTGGActtgaatttttcttctttagcATTATCTTCAATGCTTAACTCAGTCATGTTAGCAAGATGCACCTGCAACTCAACCTTAACGGTTCTGGCTATTTGTCTCTCAAAGTCCGACTGTGgggaaaatgaaatttgtatTTCTCTTCCTTCTCTTGATTTTTGGCTGCATTTTTCTAACTGGTTTGAAATTGTTGACCTTTGTAATTCGTTTCCTCAAAAAATCGAAAAAGTTGCACATTCAAATGTATCATCTAGATCTTCAGCTACGGCCAAAGTGGACCCAATTGAAAATTGGGCAACAACTGCTTCTCAAAGTGCTTCTCCAAATTCAAGGAGGCCTACTGGTTATTCGGTGGAGAACATGAGGCAGGATGACAATTTCCTTATTGTGAGGTCAGACAACCTAGgcatttcaattcattttccTGTCTGGGCCAGTGAAGCAGCAGCCAGAGAAAATGGTGTGGCTGAAATTCAAGAGGAAAAGCCCCAAAAGGATTCGTCTAGCACAGATGTAGGCAAGCACAGTAAATATATTAAGATTACAGCACATAGCAAAAATAGTGAACTACTTGTTGGCAGAAATGTCAAATTGAAGGTTTTTCTGGAAAAGACAAGTGGCGCACTGGGGACATACGAGGAGACAAGTGTCAATTCTTGGCCTTTGTTCCAGATCTTTCAAGCTAGTTTGGAAGCTGAAATTTGTAGAAATCAGACAGCACTTGTGGATGCTAATGTCTACGTACAGTGTGATAGATTAGATGCATGGCTTTCTCATCAAATTCTATACTTTTGGCATGGAGTGGTGTTTGACTTTCCAACAGCTGGGTCTTCACAACTTTCACTTCCTACCATATGTTTTAAAGTCCAGCTGAGGAAGTTTTCTCTCCTTTTATCTGATGGAAGG TGGAGCTGTAGTGGACATCTCTTGGAATTTCTTTTGCGGAACATCGTACTACATACTAGTGTGACGAAAAGCAGCATGGAATTCTCTGTTGCCAGTGAACTTCAAGTGAAATACAGTAACATACGAAAG GTCTCATGGGAGCCTTTTGTTGAACCTTGGAAGTTTCAGATAACCATGACCAGAAAACATGAGATGACTGCTCTTCTAAATAGTTCCTTTGTTACAGATATTGACCTCATAGCAACAACGCAGCTTAACCTAAACTTCACAGAGTCCCTTGTTGAg TGTATTTCCCGGACTATGGAGATGATCAACGATGCTTGGGGATTGATTGGACCAGATGACCATCCTCAAATTCAATTATCTTCAAGGCCTTTGATTACTGGAACTGTACCTGGAGGAAGATATACTCCCTATattcttcaaaatttgactTCTTTGCCTCTAATTTACAATGTTTATCGAGGGTTAATTGGTTCTGATGAATTTGATGTCTTAGACAAGAAAGATGGAAAATTAGTGCAGCCAGGCGACTCTGTTCCAATTTATCTTCATGAAACTCCTGATGAACAACTTTATCGTTATAGGCCTACATATTCATCTGACAGGCTTAGTGACAAGCAATTGAATTCAGTGTCTCATCATTTTATGACTGTACAACTTGATGGTACTTCTGTGCCTTCTGTTCCTATTTCAATGGATCTTGTGGGACTTTCATACTTTGAGGTTGATttctccaaggcttcaaaaactgaagaatttgaaagaaCCGGGGATACttcaaaatacaagatgaaCAATGGAGAGACTGCTACTTCCAACCTGAGTAGTGGTTTTGTTGTCCCTGTTGTCTTTGATGTTTCAGTTCAGCGCTATAGCAAGTTAATACGTTTGTACTCGACA GTTATACTTTCAAATGCAACTTCAACACCTTTAGAACTACGGTTCGATATTCCATTTGGCATATCCCCAAAg atCCTAGACCCAATATATCCTGGTCAGGAGTTTCCACTACCTCTACATCTGGCTGAAGGCGGTCGCATGAGGTGGCGTCCTATGGGAAGATCTTGTCTGTGGAGTGAAGCACATAATGTGTCTGATATTCTTTCACAAGAGAGCAAGATTGGATATCCTAGatcttttgtttgttatccATCTCATCCAAGCAGTGATCCATTTCGTTGTTGCATATCggttcaaaatattcttttaactTCATCTGGTAGCTCAAAAAAAGTTTCATCTCTTCATGTTGATAATTCTTTGAAACAATCAGCTGAAAGTTGTGGTCAACTGTTGCATGATTTTAATTACTCAAAGAAGCGATTCATTCATCAAGTGACCTTGAATACACCATTTGTGGTCAACAACTACCTTCCTGAGGCAGTGTCATTGACTATTGAAACTGGTGGGATTACTCGCACTGCATTGCTTTCACAG gcACAAACCTCATTTCATGATATTGATCCTTCACATGACCTAGGACTGGAATTCAATATGTATGGATTCAGAACATCAACTTTGAAGTTTCCACGGGCAGAAACATTTAGTACTATGGCTAAATTCAGTGGAACTAAGTTTTCTCTGTCTGAAACCTTGACCTTGGATCCTGAATTATTCAGTG ACACACTACATGTAATTGTAGAAAAGACTATGGACGTGTTCTCTGGTGCTCGAGaactctttatttttgttccaTTTCTGTTATACAACTGCACTGGCTTTCCGCTTATTGTTTCACACTCAACTGGTGAAAAGAGAGGAAGTGGCTGCACTATTCCATGCTGTTATGATATGCTTGAACAAGAATTACTAAAAGGTGAAAGAGATGGTCTAAGCCTTTTGTCACCAGATCAGGATACCCATGCTAGAGCTCCACAAATTGATGATCATAGAAGTTCTTTGTTGAAAAATCACATTGTTTCAACTAGAAAAAATGTAAATCCACATCTGGGGAAATTTCTAAACAAGCCTTTGGTTTCTTCTGGTTCGTCTGAACTCTTCCATGAGCAATCAGATGGGCGTGGTTTAGAAGGTCAAAAAGATTTATGTGGTGCAAAGAAGCGTTCGTGTTCATCAAGTCAATCTGATTTAAAGGAAATTGACTTTACTAGTAATGGGTATGGAAGGGTTCAGGCTTGCATGTATTCTCCACTTCCAATTTCTGCTGCAAGTGAAATAATGGTTCGTGTAAGTAGGTGCTTTACTGGATGTGTTACCCAAAACATGCCTAATTATTCATGTTCAGCACCATTCCCTCTTGTTCCACGAAGTGGTTCAACAAGTGTTGTTGTTCCCAAATCATTATCAAATGCTGCATTTATAATTTCTGTGACAGCTAGTGCTCTAGCTGGACCATTTGCTGGGAGGACACGAGCTATTACTTTTCAACCCAG ATATGTAATTAGTAATGCATGCAGCAAGGACTTGTGCTATAAACAGAAGGGTACCGATTTCATCTTTCATTTGGGTGTTGGACAGCACTCTCATCTTCACTGGACTGATACAACAAGGTATCTGGACTTCTGTCATTT GGAGTTACTGGTTTCAATTCGCTTTAATGAACCTGGATGGCAATGGTCGGGCAGCTTTTTGCCAGATCATCTAGGTGATACTCAATTAAAATTGCGGAATTATGTTTCTGGTCGGCTGAGTATGATAAGGGTGGAGGTGCAGAATGCTGATGTTTCCATTAGAGATGAAAAGATTGTTGGAAGCCTTAATGGAAATTCAGGGACAAACTTGATTCTCTTATCAGATGATGATACTGGGTATATGCCTTACAGAATTGATAATTTCTCAAAGGAG AGGTTACGGGTCTACCAGCAAAAGTGTGAAACTTTTGATACTATTATTCATCCTTACACTTCTTGCCCATATGCGTGGGATGAACCCTGCTACCCACATCGTCTGACAATCGAG GTACCTGGAGAGCGTGTTGTGGGGTCGTAtgttcttgatgatttaaaagAGTATGTACCTGTTCACTTACAGTCAACAGCCGAG AAGCCTGAAAGAACATTGCTTTTATCGAACAGTGCTGAGGGAGCAACTAAG GTGCTAAGTATTGTTGATTCAAGTTACCATATTTTGAAAGATATTAAAAGTCAGGCCAACCTTCGTGGCCAAGAACAAAGAAAGCAAGAGCAGAAACAGGAGAAGCTTGTTAATTATAGAGAGagattttcatttaatattccGTGTATTGGTGTCTCCATGATAAATTCATACCCACAG GAGTTACTTTTTGCTTGTGCAAAGAACATAACTTTTGACCTGCTACAAAGTGTGGATCAACAAAaactttcatttcaaatcTCTTATCTACAAATAGATAACCAGTTGCACAGAACCCCTTATCCAGTTATTTTGTCCTTCAATCATGAAACTAGAAACAACCCAGCTGGCCACAGAACTAAGGATGATGGTAAAAAATCGAAAAGTGAAATGTTGCATCTTACTTCTGATATTTCTTGTGAACCTGTATTCTACCTTTCTCTTGTGAAGTGGAGGAAGAAAGATGTCGCATTGGTGTCATTTGAACATATAAGTTTGAG AGTAGCTGATTTTTGCCTTGAACTTGAACAAGAAGTGATCTTAACCATGCTTGAGTTCATTAAAACTGTCTCTCCAACGTTTCAGAAGACAGTCTTGCCGTTACCGGATTCCACACTGCATCCTGTTGTATATGATTTAGGTTCTGCAAAGGAGTCCTCTATACgtgatttaaattttgagatcATGCAAGCAAGACGAGACTTTCTTCCTGGAATGAATGATCCTGCATCTAATAGAAGTCAGAGAAGCAGTTCATTTCTACCTTCTGTTGTTCCAATTGGTGCTCCTTGGCAGCAAATCTACCTTTTGGCCagaagacaaaagaaaatctatGTTGAATTGTTAGATTTATCTCCTATCAAGTTCACTTTAAG CTTTTCTAGTGCTCCTTGGATGCTAAGAAATGGATTTCCAACATCTGGAGAATCACTCATCCAT AGAGGTCTTATGGCTCTTGCTGATGTTGAGGGTGCCCGGATTCATCTCAAACAATTGACAATCGCACATCAAATGGCTAGTTGGGAATCAATTCAGGAAATCCTCAAGAGACACTACACTCGGCAATTTCTACATGAGATGTACAAG GTGTTTGGGTCTGCTGGTGTTATAGGTAATCCCATGGGATTTGCAAGGAGTTTGGGGCTTGGCATAAGAGATTTCTTATCAGTTCCTGCCAGAAGCATGTTGCAG AGCCCTACAGGACTTATTTCGGGCATGGCACTGGGGACTACAAGTCTTGTAAGCAATACAGTTTATGCATTAAGCGACGCTGCCACTCAATTCAGTAATGCTGCTCATAAG GGCATTGTTGCTTTTACATTCGATGACCAGTCTGTTGCAAGAATGGAAAAGCAGCAGAAGGGAGTAGCTTCACACAGCAAAGGTGTAATAAATGAAGTCTTAGAG GGACTAACTGGTCTCCTTCAATCACCCATTAAAGAAGCTGAGAAACATGGTCTTCCTGGTCTCCTCTCAG GAATAGCATTTGGAGTCACAGGACTTGTGGCAAGACCAGCAGCTAGTATTCTTGAGGTTACTGGGAAAACTGCTCAAAGTATTAGAAATAGAAGTAGGCTTCATCGCACAAGATCACAGCGGTATAGGGTCCGTCTTCCCAGGCCTCTGAGTAGAGAACTTCCCCTCGCGCCTTACTCTTGGGAAGAAGCCATTGGAACAACAGTACTTATGGAGGTTGATGATGGCTTGAAGTACAAGGATGAAATGCCAGAAATGTGCAAAGCACTTAAGCAAGCTGGTAAATTTGCAGTCATCACAGAGAGACTCTTATTAATAGTTAGCTGTTCTAGTTTGGTGGACCTCGGGAAGCCTGAGTTTCAAGGTGTGGCTGCCGATCCAGATTGGGTGGTTGAATCAGAAATCAGTTTGGACAGCATAATCCATGCTGATACTGATGAAGGGACCGTACACATAGTTGGAAGTAGTTCTGATGGTTTATCGAGACAGAACCAGCACCAGTCTAAGAGAGGTAGTGGAACAAGGACGAAATGGTGGAATAACCCTTCAACTCCACTCCCACTTTTTCAAACCAACTTGGAATTGACATCTGAGGAGGATGCAAAGGAATTGGTGCATGTATTGTTGGATACAATTGAGCGAGGGAAAGGGCGAGGCTGGGGCAGTGGATATCTTTTGCATCAAATTAGTATCAGGTAG